The Pseudarthrobacter sulfonivorans genome includes a window with the following:
- the rpsQ gene encoding 30S ribosomal protein S17 — MSEKDENVTETVSAAATAGERGDRKTKRGYVVSDKMEKTIVVQVEDRVKHALYGKVIRRNTKIKAHDEENSAGIGDLVLLAETRPLSATKRWRLVEILEKAK, encoded by the coding sequence GTGAGTGAAAAGGACGAGAACGTGACGGAAACTGTTTCCGCAGCAGCTACGGCTGGCGAACGCGGTGACCGTAAGACGAAGCGTGGCTACGTAGTCTCGGACAAGATGGAAAAGACCATCGTTGTCCAGGTAGAAGACCGCGTAAAGCACGCTTTGTACGGCAAAGTCATCCGCCGCAACACGAAGATCAAGGCTCACGACGAAGAGAACAGCGCTGGCATCGGCGACCTCGTTCTCCTCGCCGAGACCCGCCCGCTGTCCGCTACCAAGCGGTGGCGTCTGGTCGAGATCCTCGAAAAGGCCAAGTAA
- the rpmC gene encoding 50S ribosomal protein L29 encodes MAVGSKELASAQLDTFDNERLVEELRKAKEELFNLRFQSATGQLENHGRLRAVKKDIARIYTVLRERELGIRAEVAAPVVEAKEEKKSKKAATKKAETAETVEAEEDAK; translated from the coding sequence ATGGCAGTAGGATCCAAGGAACTTGCATCCGCACAGCTGGACACGTTCGACAACGAGCGCCTCGTTGAAGAACTCCGGAAGGCTAAGGAAGAGCTGTTCAACCTGCGTTTCCAGTCCGCCACCGGTCAGCTGGAGAACCACGGTCGTCTGCGCGCGGTAAAGAAGGACATCGCACGCATCTACACCGTTCTCCGTGAGCGCGAGCTGGGCATTCGTGCCGAGGTTGCCGCACCGGTTGTGGAAGCCAAGGAAGAGAAGAAGTCCAAGAAGGCTGCAACCAAGAAGGCCGAAACGGCTGAAACGGTTGAGGCCGAGGAGGATGCCAAGTGA